The stretch of DNA CCAAAATTGAGCAGGGCCTCGGACAATTGCAAACCGGGACTGCAACACCCCAAAAGCTCTCTCAACATTCTTCCTCTCAGCTTCTTGAACCTTTGCAAAGTGTGCTGTCTTGTTATTGCTTGGGTTTCTAATTGTCTTGACAAAGGTGGACCATGAGGGATAAATGCCATCTGCGAGATAGTAGCCCATAGTGTAATCATGGCCATTGACTTGAAAGTTCACAGGTGGAGCCTTCCCAGCAGCAAGCCTTGCAAACAAAGGAGATCTGTGTAGGACATTGATGTCATTGTGAGAACCAGGCATCCCAAAGTATGCATGCCAAATCCATAGATCACGTGATGCGACTACTTCCAAAATGATTGTAGGATCATGGCAATGCCCGGTGAATTGCCCATGCCATGCTGTTGGACAATTCTTCCACTACCAGTGCATGCAATCTATGCATCCAAGCATCCCAGGGAAGCCTCTAGCTGCACCCATTTGCATAAGTCTTGCTGTGTCCTCCTCATTTGGTGCTCGCAGGTATTGCTCCCCAAAAACCTCAACCACAGCTTTGACAAACTCCCTTAGGCTCTCAATTATGGTGCTCTCTGCGATGTAAAGCGCCTCATCAAGAGAATCAGCAGGAACCCCATAAGCAAGCATGTGCAATATTGCAGTGATCTTCTTCAAAGCACTGTGGCCAAGGTCCCCGGCTGCATTCCTCCTCTGCTGAAAATATGGACAATGTGCTTCTACAGCACCTGCAATGCGCAAGAACAACTTCTTTGACATTCTAAACCGCCGTCTGAACGTGACCGGACCAAACACAGGTTCTTCTGCAAAATAGTCATCAAAGAGCTTTGCATCTCCTTTCTGCTTGTTCCGACGAACCACCTTATGACCTTGCACAGAACCACTATGGTTGGGCTGCTCATTCTTTACAAGATCAGCGAGCATAATAGCCGCCACATCGTAGTCCTCATCCGATGACGAGTCATCTTCAAGCAACCTCAGAAGCAATGAGTCCATCTGCACATAACCCACAGAAAAATAAGTTGCAAAATTAATCTAGCTTCACTGGAACTAATTTGATTAATAGGATCATAACTGAGGTCAACTGTTCTAGGCAATGTTTGGTTGTGTATATTTGGTATGTGAATTTTCAGATTTGTAATCAGAGAACCATGAAAGAAAAACTCCAAGCACATAGTGCTATTAGCACAGATTACAATTGTGTTTGTATGCCTGTGCAGAGTATTATTAGCACAGATTAGCTGTTGCTCAATAGGTGGAGTCTGCAAAAGAATTACAAAAGGAATCTGCAGAGAAGGACCTTGGACCTCACCTCTGAACCTGCAGTAGGAGAATCTGCAGCAGTAGGAGAGCTGCGTTCAGAGTCGCGGCCAACCGAAGAGCGAGAATCTGCAGTAGGAGCACAGCAGCAACACAACAGCACCGGAGCTCCACAGGACGGAGGTAAAGAAAAGCCGGCGCAGGAAGGCAggtccagcccgccgccgctggaccGGGCACTGGTCTGCCGCTGGACAGGGCGCTGACGCGCCGCCGGACTGGGCGCTGGCGACGGGGAAGAGGAGGACGACCTTGTTGCCGAGAAGGACCTCCTGGAGCTTGGTgccgagaaggagaaggagaaggcggtGTTGAAGCTTGCCAGCTCGCCCGTGGCGCGGTCCCAGAGCGGCACCGGCAGCGCGTACCACACCGGGGCGACCTGTCACTGATGCTGTCGCCCCTGTGACCCTTGGAGAGCTCGACCACGGGCTTCTTGGCGGTGGCCTGCCGCCGGACCGGGCGCTGGCGTCCCTGCCGCGCACGCATCCGAAGTGGAAGAtgcgcgcggcgagcgcgaggatgacgacggggaagaggaggacgagCTTGGTGCTGAGCAGGACCTTGCGGAGGGCGGCGAGGTCGGGCTTCTTGCGGAgtgaggaggagggcggcggcggcggttcaccCTACTCGTGACGGAAAGGAACgcgagggggaggggaggggaaaggaAGATGTGACTGACAAATTGACCCCACGTGACAggagagggaaaagggaaaaaggaaaatttaAGTGCTGAAGCACTTCTCCCCTATAAATTGaaagttagaaaaaaaatttccctatataatgagaaaaaaaatttcCCTATATAATGAGAAAAAAATAAGGGAAAATCAAACTGTTGGAGTTCTCTTAGGCCGAGcgagcacgcacgcacgcaatTCGTCGTCGTCTCCGACTGTCCAACCCGACGCCGCGAAGCCAGATCCATCCATCTAGCCGAAAGAGCAAGGTAGCaaaaaaacccaaacccagagGAGGTgagcgtcgccggcggcggcgatggatcCCCTCTCCGTGCTCCGCGACTACGCCGCCCGCAATGAGCTGGACAAGATCATCTTCTCCGGCGACGACATCCTCTTCGGCTCCGACTACACCTTCCCGGCCAACACCCCCACCGCCTTCACCTCCAAGCAGTCCAACCGCCCCTAcccgctctccgccgccgtctTCCTCGCGCAGCACCATGACCTCAAGCACACCGACTTCATCCAggccgcgcgcctccgccgcatcccgcCCGTCTCCCTCCCCGACCGCAAGACCTTCCTCGACTTCCTCCGCTTCGGCCACAACTTGCTCCCCTCCGCCGAcccgctcctcccctccgcCTTCGCGCCGCCCGAGACCCACCTCcacccgccctcgccgccgcccgaggaCCCCGCTGCCGCCCACGAGCCCACCACGGGGGCGCAAATCCGCGCGCTCGAGCGCCCGTTCAAGGACCGCAACGCGCTCCTCGACGCCCGCGGCCGCGACTTCCTCGCCGTCTTCcaggccgccctgcgccgccaggACGAGCAGCGCAAGGCCGGCGCCAAGGACGCCGCGCCATCCTCCCGCACcgactccggcgccggcgcggccgccctCGCCAAGCCCAAGGTCGTGGACAGGGCCCTGGGCGACGGCGTCGTGCCCATCATCCTCGTGCCCAGCGCCTCGCAGACGCTGATTACGATCTACAACGTCAAGGAGTTCCTCGAGGACGGGGTGTTCGTGCCCAGCGAGGAGAGGATGCGGGCGACCAAGGGAGGCAAGCCGGAGAGCGTCACGGTGCAGAAGAAGCTGATTCGTGCGGAGAGGGCGGGCGCGGCTGGGGGTGCCGTCTCATTCGAGGTGAGGGACAAGCCGGCTTCGCTCAAGTCGGACGATTGGGGGCGGGTGGTGGGCGTGTTTGTGCTCGGCAAGGAGTGGCAGTTCAAGGACTGGCCCTTTAAGGATCATGTAGAGATCTTCAACAGAGGTGTGGCTCCCTAGTGACCCTTTCTTTTTACATGGCATGCTTCAAGCATTTGCAATCTGTTTGACACGGTCCTGTTGCTACATTGTGGTTGCAATTTATTATGCATGTAGCTTCATTTGAGTATATTACAGGACACGGTAGCTTTGGTGTCATTTTGTTAGGAGCTTACCTTGTTTCAGCATTGGCTTTGAGCAATAAATTAGTTTTTGCTACTGTTTTTGTTGCTGCTTCGGGAATTAAACAATAACATGTACTACTTGAACTCCCTGTTTAGCTTCAATGCACTATATGTGAATCCACCCCTTCTCTTTTGGTCACAACTCCTGAACTTTACCACCCACCCTTTTCTGTAAGAGGTCTATCTGTTTAATACTGGAGAAAATTCCCTATTTGCCATAAAAAAGATGCTCTTCTCTATTTGCCACTGAAAATTTAAACTTTCTCCTCTACCGTCGAATCTAACTTTCAGCCTAGCAATGCCTGGGTCACCTTTCTTGCATTTGTGCCAGTGGTGCCCATTGCCCTTATAGATAGGGCATTTGCCAGTGCCACTGTCCTTTCTTCTTTGTGAGTTACTGGCTTAATGGCTGATATGGTTCTGAGGGATCACAGTATGCAATCGACTAGCACAGCctgatggataagtctttgtGCTGGATGGATAAGGCATAGGGTCCTTGCAAGGACCAGAGCATCTATTCCTTTAGCATatttcagtttgctaggacagtcagtttgctaggacagcatctaggacagtcagtttgctaggacagcatctAGCTTTAGTTCTTTTGACTAGCATCTTAGCATCTTTTGGCTGCCTGCCCTGGCTGCCTATAAGTATGTATCCCCAGCcccttgggttggcatggctttgagtttgtgaatatgagaaaaccagaaaattaccccaagttcattgtcatcctctcagctcaatgagagttagaattgagcttctaacatctGGTATCCGAGCCGTACTTTCATGTAGGTTAGACATCTCCTGCActtctccctcccaagcagcagttcagccaccagcagcagcagctagcgcagcagcgGCAGCTAGCGCAACAGCACCTGCTGCACCCTCTACTCCACCTTCCTCACCCGAGCAGACGAGCAGCAGCTCGTCTGAGGCTGCGCCTTCTCCACGCAGCAGCcccttggaggcgcgccatgtccgacgcaccgtctcagcgctcggtcgcctcgagcgcacggcgtcagcgagatgccgagctcgccgcggcagaggagcgcaggcgaacgacggcacaagccgctgcagcagcggcgagggcggccaggctggctgcagcggagctggcggcggccagggcggaggtggaagcagaggcggcggaggatgcagcgcgtgcggcggaggtcgaggttgagaccttgcgcggcagcctcagcggctccatcgccggcgacgccaccgccgacgaggaccttgaggagttggagagggagagagcgcgggagcggaccgcgcggtgggcagcagcccaccccggcggcggcggtctggatggcggcgcgcccggcggcggtccaagggcccgcgcgcccggcggcggtccaggggcccgcgcgcccggcggcggcctggaaggcggcgcgcccggcgacggtccaGGGGGGCGCGCacccggcggcaatggcggcgcccctggcggcggccgcgcccttggcggcggcgcgcagggcggtggcggcgctcctggctggggtgcgcgcggcggcgcccccggctaccacggcctccaggcggtggtcagggacgtcggtcccggcggtgggtggcccaccctcaccaagaccaactacgtcgagtgggccgcggtcatggaggtgaagctccaggtgcggcatatgtgggaggcagtccggtacggcgacgtcgactacgatgaggatcgacgggcgctggatgctctcatcgcagcagccccgcccgagatgcagttcacgctttccaagaagcgaactgccaaggaggTCTGGGACTCAATCGCtgcggcacgtatcggcagcgCCCGCGCCTGCAAGACCACTCTCtaggcacttcgcaaggagtgggagaacctggccttcaagccaggtgaggatgttgatgacttcgccctccgtctcaacactctgctgcagaaggtggtgcagttcggcgacgacacctacgacgaggagagagccgtcgagaagctcttccgctgcgtccccgagaggtacaggcagatcgttcgctcgatcgagtctctgctggacctctccaccatgacgatcgaggaggcgataggtcgcctcaaggtcgtcgacagcgacgagccacagcctccctcgggaggcatctccatcggtgggaagctccacctcactcaggagcagtgggaggctcggcgcggtgacaggaggaggggggagccctcttcctcgactggtggccgcaagcgcggcaagccgcgaaaggggcgcggaggtgcccaagccggggcacgagggcgcgccgagggtggcgcccgcggagatgctcatggcggcgccgccgataggcccaaggcggcacgagacgacgcctgccacaactgtggcaggcccggccactgggccagggactgcccacagcggaggcgtgggggccaagcccacgtcgcagaggcccagccggatgacgagccggctctgttcctactccacggggacatggagccgcatccggcggcaccgcctgccaccgctctactccacctcgacgagccgcgtgcccgagCCCTCCTCGGCAACagctccgacgacgacagggtcgatggctggtacctcgactctggcgccacgcaccacatgaccgggcggcgggagttcttctccgacctggacgtcgacgtaggtggccccgtcaggttcggggactcctccgccgtggagatcaagggcgtgggctccgtgatcttcaccgccaagtccggagagcaccggatgctcaccggagtctactacatcccggcgctgcggaactccatcatcagccttgggcagctcgatgagagcggctcccgcgtggtgatcgacagcggggtcctccgcatctgggaccatcgtcgccagcttctcgccagagtggttcgagggaagaaccgcctctacatcctccacGTCGGGGTAGCCCAGtctctttgtcttgcagctcgcagggacgacgaggcatggcagtggcacgagcgctttgggcacctccactttgaggccctgaagcgactcggcgccaaggagatggtgcgaggcctcccatgcctcgaccacgtggagcagctctgcgacgtctgcgtgttgACGAAGCAGAAgcggcactccttcccccagcaggcgagcttccgagccaaggagcggctcgagctcgtacacggggacttgtgtggcccggtgacaccggtcacaccaggaggacggcgctacttcctgctgctcgtcgacgacctctcccgcttcatgtgggtgatgatcctcggcagtaagggagaggctgcggacgccatcaaGCGTActcaggctgctgcggaggcggagagcggccgcaagttgcgcgtgctgcgcaccgacaacggcggcgagttcacggcggccgagttcacggcgtactgcgcggatgagggcatccagcgccactactccgcgccatacagcccgcagcagaacggcgtcgtcgagcggcgcaaccagacggttgtggggatggcccgggccctccttaagcagagggggatgccggctgtcttctggggagagacggtggtgacggccgtctacatcctcaaccgctcgcccaccaaggcactcgacggcatgacgccgtatgaggcttggcatgggcgtaagccgggggtctcccacctgcgggtcttcggctgcctcacattcgccaaggagcttggccacatcggcaagctcgacgacaggagcactccgggagtgttcatcggctacggggagggttcgaaggcctaccgcattctcgacccggagacacagcgtgtgcgcacggcgcgcgacgttgtgttcgacgaagggcgaggatgggcgtgggacaaggcggtggacgacggctcagctccgacgtacgacgacttcaccgtcgagtacgtccacttcgagggagccgggggagtaggcagctcttcttcgccgagcgtgcctaccccggtccccgagcctccaccgacttcggcgcccgccacaccggcggcaccacgcTCTTCAGCTACAactccggctgcgccgagttcctcggctgcaccaccacagccagcgacgccgcgcactccagcaccgacagccactcctccgggcacgCCTACTACAGCACCTGCTCATGCTGAGCACAgcccggtggagttcgctactccgctccctcacgacgaggagcgcatCGACGCGTACCACGATGGTGAGCCACtgcggtaccgtacgatggaggaccttctcggcgatcagccggtgccgggactggtgcctcacgacctggaggcgcagttgcacctcgtgtgcgacgacggcgagcctcggtctttcgcagaggccgagggacacgcggcatggcgtgccgcgatgcagtcggagatggatgcggttgagaagaaccgcacttgggagcttgctgatctccctcgtggtcaccgcgcgatcacccttaagtgggtgttcaagctgaagagggacgaggccggcaccgtcgtcaagcacaaggctcgcctggtggcacgaggttttgtacagcaggagggagtcgacttcgacgatgccttcgctcccgtggcacggatggagtccgtgcgacttctccttgcgctggctgcccaggagggctggcgcgtccatcacatggacgtcaagtcggcgtttctcaacggcgacttgaaggaggaggtctacgtgcaccagccgccggggtttgcgatccccggcaaggagggtaaggtgctacgtctgcgcaaggccctttatggcttgcggcaggccccgagggcgtggaatgccaagctggactccacgctcaaggggatgggcttcgagcaaagcccgcacgaggcggccatctaccggcggggcaatggAGGCAATGCCCTGttggtgggtgtctacgtcgacgacttggtgatcaccggcaccaaggatgaggaggtggtggcgttcaaggaggagatgaaggccacctttcagatgagcgacctggggcctctctcctacctggggatcgaggtgcaccaggacgactccgggatcacacttcgacagaccgcctacgccaagcgcgtcgagctcgccgggctcaccgactgcaacccagctctcactccgatggaggagaggctgaagctgagccgtgacagcacggcagaggaggtggacgctactcagtaccggcgccttgtggggagcctacgctacctcgcccacacgcggccggacttggcgttctccgtcggctacgttagtcggttcatgcagcgaccgacgacggagcaccagcaggccatgaagaggatcatccgctatgttgcggggactctcgaccacggtctccactacccaaggtgccctggagcggcacacttcgtcgggtacagcgacagcgaccacgccggcgacatcgacaccagcaagagcacgagcgggatcctcttcttcctcggcgagtgccttgttagct from Panicum virgatum strain AP13 chromosome 9K, P.virgatum_v5, whole genome shotgun sequence encodes:
- the LOC120650157 gene encoding protein CDC73 homolog isoform X2; translation: MDPLSVLRDYAARNELDKIIFSGDDILFGSDYTFPANTPTAFTSKQSNRPYPLSAAVFLAQHHDLKHTDFIQAARLRRIPPVSLPDRKTFLDFLRFGHNLLPSADPLLPSAFAPPETHLHPPSPPPEDPAAAHEPTTGAQIRALERPFKDRNALLDARGRDFLAVFQAALRRQDEQRKAGAKDAAPSSRTDSGAGAAALAKPKVVDRALGDGVVPIILVPSASQTLITIYNVKEFLEDGVFVPSEERMRATKGGKPESVTVQKKLIRAERAGAAGGAVSFEVRDKPASLKSDDWGRVVGVFVLGKEWQFKDWPFKDHVEIFNRGYVVNAALSAKKGTLDCSVSHAA
- the LOC120650157 gene encoding protein CDC73 homolog isoform X1, which translates into the protein MDPLSVLRDYAARNELDKIIFSGDDILFGSDYTFPANTPTAFTSKQSNRPYPLSAAVFLAQHHDLKHTDFIQAARLRRIPPVSLPDRKTFLDFLRFGHNLLPSADPLLPSAFAPPETHLHPPSPPPEDPAAAHEPTTGAQIRALERPFKDRNALLDARGRDFLAVFQAALRRQDEQRKAGAKDAAPSSRTDSGAGAAALAKPKVVDRALGDGVVPIILVPSASQTLITIYNVKEFLEDGVFVPSEERMRATKGGKPESVTVQKKLIRAERAGAAGGAVSFEVRDKPASLKSDDWGRVVGVFVLGKEWQFKDWPFKDHVEIFNRVIGFYVRFEDDSVEAAKVVKQWNVKIISISKNKRHQDRTAALEIWERLEEFMRART